From the genome of Lotus japonicus ecotype B-129 chromosome 6, LjGifu_v1.2, one region includes:
- the LOC130724277 gene encoding 60S ribosomal protein L44 — translation MVNVPKTKKTYCKSKECKKHTLHKVTQYKKGKDSIAAQGKRRYDRKQSGYGGQTKPVFHKKAKTTKKIVLRLQCQGCKHVSQHAIKRCKHFEIGGDKKGKGTSLF, via the exons ATG GTGAACGTTCCAAAGACGAAGAAGACCTACTGCAAGAGCAAGGAGTGCAAGAAGCACACTCTTCACAAGGTTACCCAGTACAAGAAGGGTAAGGACAGCATTGCTGCTCAGGGGAAGCGTCGTTATGATCGGAAGCAATCTGGTTATGGTGGTCAGACCAAGCCTGTCTTCCACAAGAAG GCTAAAACCACCAAGAAAATTGTGCTGAGGCTGCAATGCCAGGGTTGCAAGCATGTTTCCCAGCATGCTATCAAG AGGTGCAAGCACTTTGAAATTGGTGGTGACAAGAAGGGCAAGGGAACATCTCTGTTTTAG